The region GTCCACGGATATAGCATAGCTTTCCAAAgaggaaatgctgccagtattcttggtacacttccacgtaacgattgtattaatttaatgtaatcattttattctaaatattatagtctaggaaataagatcaaaagtttttttttaaataacaattaataaaattttaataccaactactaaaaattcacaaataaattaaCGTCTAAATACGAACTGTAAAATGAAATAGAAAACCgttataaaactttaatagaAACAAACTCTTAGCTTcaaagaataaatttcaaatcacaatGTCTTATATTCGAACAGTAATCAGGCAGAATAACGTCCTAACTTACGACATCTTCACCCTGTCCACATGTAACTGTCAACAATAGTTATGAGATTTGTTTTGTTCGAATGAACATTTATTAagtacttaaaatattatactcgTCCGTATcgtatataaaaactttattaatgttttgttcaaataataataatgaaatgtttTCCTTCAAGTGTACTAAAACTTTAAAACAAATAGGTACATTTAGGCAACCGGGTGCTGGCttagataatgatcataaaaaatatttagtagaaGCGCTGTTGAGTTGTTCGAGGAAAATtggatatttttcattttaagatATTCGTAGGTTAGTATTTAGGTAGTTAGGTTTTTCCTGTagttaaaattgtaataataaactcCCACAGAGGTACGAACGTTTCACAAATGTAAGCGATGAGCATTCGGGCTTTGTTTGTGAAAATTTCCCAGCTAAAGAAAGTTATACACagttaaaagaaagaaaaatgatCGTGGGCTGTTTCTAATGATCTCCATCATCTTCCAGTAACTCAATCCCTGTCTCTTCTATCGAggactaatataaaaatataatgaatttggAGCTAATTATCTCTTAATAAGACTTATCTATTATAATGATTTCCTCATAATAATGCCTTCCTTATACAAATCAGTATCTTATCTTAATTCAATTCATAATGAAGAATACTTGTACCAAATCACATTCTTAGATCGGACGCACTATTAATTATACATGAACATGGTTTATATTGGAATATCTCAGGCGCCAATCCTTGTATGTTATCGACAGTTGTCAGTGCGGCGCAACAAATGTGTAGATGCTTTACCACTGCAATGGTGGATTTCAAGCTATCGTTGAGACAAACCTTCCTGAAGAATGGAGGACAGCTCAGATGGGGCGAAACGCTTTAGAATTACAGTTAGGTTTGTGTTGGAGTATACCTGGTAAAGTCAAActactttaaaaattatttaattttctgcaaaactgtttaaaaaatggtagatattaaaataatgtatataagtTACACTAGGTACCTTAGGAATAGGATATTCGTAGAAGAAGATAAATGTTAAAGTTCCTACGAGTCATAAAATACTTGAAGCTTTGAAGGCAATGTTCACGCTCAGTTTGCTTCTTCTCTTCTGATTGCATAACCAATGTCCTTTATATGGTGCTGCgcaatttattcaaattcataaaactaaattcattgTAAAACttgtttaagttatttattatggTTGACAGCCAGCAAATCCTAAATTATGTGCCTCCAGAGAGCTCAAAACAGTATACTAAGGGTACTTTCATTGGCGCCTTGGTACGCTCGAAACTCGGAAATCCATGAGTATCTGGAAATCCCAACCATATTTGAAGAAGTAAAACGATACTCAATCAACTATAAGGCTCGTTTGACAATTCACCCAAACCCGCTATCCAGTATGCTCTTGCAACAAAATCCGATTAGAAGACTCTAAAGAGAGCCGATGTGCTATTTAATTAAGGGGAGATGGGGCAGTGGCTCCACCTCGCCAAACCTCAACCTCTTGCAACTCACCTGATTATAGTCTTGAGGACTGATCGCAGGTCTAAATAacggaaaaaaaaattagtggaagtcaggatgaagtacaaaactTACTTAAAATAGTATTGAAATGAGTATAACaacatttaataacaataagaaGTTTACAAACATTAGTCTCAATTacttttatcattcaaataatcttttacattataataggccttagatgttaatttattttttacgatattgCCAGATAAATACCTGGTCGCACAACATCTCGAGGTCTTTACGAATACGAATGTTGTACTATCTTAACACATTTACAAAtactaatcaaatcaaattaaaatcactttattcatgtaagacaaggaaatgacacttatgaatgttgagttttcttttctttttacatttaccaccgcttttgaaaaggttgagctttaaggagaagaagtggcaagaaacttattgctactctttaaaatcaacatttacagcttcatccttttacaaatcatttcgacTACAATAAATGTTAAGTGATGCATCAAAAATGCTCTAACATCACACCCAATGCCTAACACGAGTAAGtcataaaagtaaatgtaaattaatacctaCGTTAAAactagagttattgagtaccttagatgcatcaatccacataaatcgtaagtaaataaatgtatcTTGCAAGCATTTTATTGGcgattgtaaaaatataataactttaattttaagaacatgCCAGAAATTCTGCTcgagtttctggtaacaggatcatcctgccaccacaagtagcgtccgttcacgagcatgacgcgtGGGCTaaccatcgcctccctcgaccatattttagggacccgtcccacgtcgccgccacaagcagtacttgtattttatttgtactttGACTCGTTATGATCACTTACAGGTCAAACCAATCAAGTTGTGGAACTGAACGTGTCTGGAGGCCTGGGGCTAAACAAGATGTCGAAGAGAGAGGAGGCTCCGTACGCGGTGGAAGACGCCCAGGTCGTGGGACTGAACTTCCACCAGAGCAAGGAGGTGCTTATCATGGACCACGGACCCGGCTCCAACGGAGATGTGAGTTATTAAAATCAACACGgaaattatttaaacagaacttactttcaattaataaaattgcaGAATTGtagttattttctttaatttataaaaattgaaatttaatttaatatttatagatttgttatttaatactgTTAACACATTAATTATGGTTGCTATGTTTCAGCTTCCTGGAAAAGTGTCGGAGGCTGTCGCGTCCGAATGTACCAACTGCACTGGGAGATTCAGTGtaagtttttatatttcaacaatTACTTCATAAACTAAAAGTCCTTACCACATTCGTCTTTTGGTTAAAGCATTTtgataatatcttatgtctaGTCTTATGTAGTGTAAATCTTTACATTCATGATTGATAGAAAagttttccaataaaaataactaCCATGTGctaattgtttagatatgattTACTCTACGATTACAACCGATCATTAGTACATCACGAAGCTCGATAACTTCTATATATCTTCCTCGATGTCTTTGGTAGACTAAGAGTTTAACCTGATTTTTACCGCCCAATTCCACTACACTACACActacaaataaggatatcatccccaccatgtggatgtgtggcggttctccacagtgcggttttcaaggagatttctttcaagtactacaaagctgtggaataattttccttgtgcggtgtttctgggacaggccggcaactctcctgtgattcctgtggtgtttcaagagaatgtgggcgacggtgatcacttaacaccaggtgatgctggtttgtcctccttttccataaaaaaagagcgAAAATTGGTTTTATGGCAGAGGAGGATAAACTAGCAACTGTTGGTATGTGAACTCCGTCAACCAAAGTCTCTTTGCACTGCCTTTCTCCATTAAGTTATTTCAAAACACCTCTATGGACCTAATGGATAGTATGTCCTTTTTTGTCGTGTCCAAATGACTAtatggtaattaatattttagttcacGTCCCGCGGCAAGATAAAGGCTTTGATCCAGAAGAACTTCCTCCGGATGTGGCGCAACATCGGTGTGATGCTGTTCATCTTCGCGCTCCCCGTGATGCAGGTTATACTCTTCTGTCTGGCCATCGGCAGGGATCCCAGCGGTCTCAAACTGGTAACTATCACTGCCATCTAAATATTACTGGTAGAATTAATTCAGATACAAGATATTTTGCGAATTACCGAAACCTCGAGGGCTATTAGTTTAAAAAGACGTTGAAACCTCAGGAAGATCAAGTGCGTTATGTTCTCTTCCCTccgtcaatttttttattaatcatttatCTACTCTAATGTTAACTCACCTCATCACAACTCATCTGAATTGCACCAAATcactacataaaaaaattgtgtctgTAATGTCAAAATAGCAAACTTTTTagtcaatttaaaaatttcatggTGTGATTATCCTCAAAACGACAAGATAATCTCTGGCAGGTAGctcatattataaaaacatacatttattttagaaaataaagtaCTCCGAGTCAaaaaaatacaaccaatgaaactttgaactaaatttgatttcatggttaataattaattagagaGTAGAGTAACATGGTATTTCAGTGTCAATTAATGAGATACTAACAAAGACTTATCGTTTCAGGCTATAGTTAACCATGACGTGAACGTATTCGACGGTTACTGCCCCTATAACACATCCTGCTCCATGAAGAACCTGTCCTGCCGGTACCTCGACCACCTTAAGAACGGCTCCATCATCAAGAACTACTACGCTGACCTCAGCGATGCCACGCACGCGGTGCAACAAGGGGACGCATGGGGAGTTATCTACTTCAACGAGAACTATACTGACTCTCTTGTGGCTAGGTTGGCTTTAGGTAAGTCTTTGTAAACAGTcgttgaaaattatattttggatGGATTTTctgaaaatccgttcttagtcAGCGTCTACATCcaaaataattaactattctaaaattaattgtaatacaaCTAGGTTAAACTTTAAAACATATTCTacagttataaaaattaatgagTATTAAAAATCTAGTAACGAAAACTACAAAATTTGTTTGACCAGAAGCTAAAGAAACAGAGAAAATTTCGTAAATATACATTGAATTGAAATGCATAATACTATGTAACCGTGAAAGCTTAAAACCATACAACCTTACTTACAGGTGACATCGCGGATAATGAGACGATTGCGTCCTCCGAGATCGAGGTGTGGCTCGACATGTCCAACCAGCAGATCGGACTCATGCTGAACCGGGACATTCAGTTCAGTTACAGAGACTTTGCCAAGGTACCAagctatcatactttttttgcgaaaataagggacgagacgagcatgtcGTTGAGTTAATGGTAATTgtcacgccctgcccattacaatgaattattgaaaaacaaccAAAAAGTCTgcgcggcaccacaattgcactcgtcaccttgaggcactagttgaagtctcatttgcccagtaatttcactatctacggtgcccttcagaccgaaacacaataatgcttacacattactgcttcatggcaccattgtggtaccataatctagccggcatcctgcgcaaaggagcctcacactaacaaatatactttatacactaataaactttattcagcATACTTGGAGAGAAAGTACTTTGAATAAATCAGGATAGTAATGAGAGGAGAGAAAGTACTTTGAAAAAACAGGATAGTAATGTAGTGCATGAGCAttagcttttattttaaaataattctaacCAAAACACGTTATGCTTTAGGGCAAAAAAGGGTACCCACTTAACCGGCATTTTGAGCAAAGAGGCCTCCTATTGATAAAAATTACATGTAGTTCAAACGATCACTATATGGAAGTGTACTACTAGGCATAGTAATACTAGGCTGCATCTTCGGCCGAAATAGTTGCTATGATGATTTTCTTTTTCCCGAAGATGTCTCAATACGTTATccatgataatatatataagagtaTATTTCCTCTTAGAAGCATAGTTATGAAGAGTCTGGCAACTTGATCGTATACTTATTCCGTATTTGGAAGCCACCTGGAATGAGTACCTACCTAAAAGCGGCAAGCGACATCGTAGACGATGGCTTGGCGAATCAGTTTAGACAAGGTTTCCTGTGACACCAGAGAATGTTCATTTAGTTTAGTTTCTAGAGTTAGAttgtaaaagttattttaaaagatctatatattttattatagaccATTATATGAGATTTATATACAGTAcctattatgaattatttatctccaatatataataaaaatcgcCCAAATATACCTACCATTAAGGCAAAACAATCAACCAAAATCATTACttaaattcgttattttttggtttgttttgtacttttatcttattatattaagtgtatcctgtgagtgttttgtgaaataaattgttttctttctttcttactaAATAGTGAAAATCAATGTTACAGGACTTACTGTCAACTTGCCAATACAATCCGAAAGTGGGAGACATCCCGATCGACTTTAAGGACCCGATCTACGGCGACAACAATCCTTCGTTCACGGACTTTGTGGCACCCGGAGTCATACTCACgtaagtaatattttagttacttaaTGGCCTTAAGTGACCAGATATTGGCCTACATTCTAACGCTAACGCGTTTTAATGAAAACTCACTGGTCCTCGCACACAAAACTTTCTGTACCATCGTACCAGACATAACCATAATCTTTGTAAGATAATACTGGAGTATATACGGCCTAACCAAATTACATTTGTAAATCTAGGTCAAGTGTGGCTGGCTTTTTACGACTCgtcaatcaaaatctgttacagttacaatagattcTCTTTCCATTTCTATCTTGCTGAATCTCTGTTagatatgttcttctctctcgctcGCTGTATACTGTATGGATAGGTATATATTACACTAAGCATATacttttgaattattaaataaaataattttgttaaatagctaagtcgccattattatttattgttacagCGGCAATAGTAAAGCACACCCTTTCAACCCTTTCAATATATCAACTTTGTTTTGCTTCGTTCTGTATGGGATTCTTAATTTATTGGTATTGCCGTAATTTTTCACAAGTTCCTCAATATTCGGAACGTAGCAAGCATATgtagcaatatatatatcagtGGTCCTGCAAGTAATAAGCacttataacatttaaatttttattcaaaattgaatttaaaaccaGTAGAACGTCGATCGACCCATTCGAAGTAATATGCCTCATACGTCACCTATAAGGTTCCTATTTATTCAGATTTCTATAGATACATACAGCTCGCCGAAATATGGTTCCCGTTGGTTAGTTCCCCTTACCCTTGGGGTAAGGAACTCTAATAATTGTGATATGAGATGTATCTAATTAATACGATTCCTATCAAAACATACCATCACAACCTTGAGACGGCTCAGCTGGCCTTGTGTtcccttacggagacgcagatatctcgacctagcgatacgtcatatttaacgtaccccgggtacaaaattgagcataattttttgcctcatgccggggtatgtgtgtaagttagggaggatatctgctgacactgtagggacctgtctactctctggctccgtgtagattttgaggaccgcgaaaataataactaatagtttataatattttaagaggAGCATCTTTGTACAttgatatacaattaatatttattaaaatgaacaTAATTCGTTTCCAGGATCGTGTTCTTCTTGGCCGTGGCGTTGACCTCGTCGGCGCTGATCGTGGAACGTATGGAGGGTCTACTGGACCGCTCGTGGGTGGCGGGCGTGTCTCCCGGGGAGATCCTGTTCTCGCACGTGGTCACCCAGTTCGTGGTGATGTGTGGCCAGACGGCGCTCGTGCTGGTCTTCATGATCCTGGTGTTCGGGGTCAAGTGCAACGGCAACATCGCCTTCGTGGTCATGCTCACGTTGCTGCAAGGTTTGGACCTTTGTATTATTTTGGCTTTCTATTATGGGATATGGGTGCAATCTATCATTCGGCTCAATTGctggtgtttaaatttaaataattaaggaATTCAAACGAGTGGTTTAAGTAAACaggaattatttattcaattcgaCTTTTTGCTGTCTAAAAGTTTTCCAGGATGACCGAGGTTGACAAGAGTAAGTTTGAGTTTTtgtaccagtaggaggctcatttgcactagattatgagtaccacaacggcgactatttctgccgtgaagcagtaatgtattagCATTACGGTCTAaggggcgccgtaactagtgaaatgactgggcaaacgagcagctgttgtagtgccgctcagaatttgtgggtttttcaataattctgagcggcactgcattgtaatggcgtatcaatcaccatcagttgaacgtcctgctcgtctcgtcctcaattttcattataaaaaaagtaattgtcACAGATGATATAAAAAACAGCTATTTATTGCCTCAAGCCTTGTCCACATACAACGGCAAACGAAACGAAGGTAATTCCTTCTCTTCCACTCGCCGCGCCAAACAACCATCTTTCTCCCTCGCTCCATAGCTTTATCGCCGAATTCGTTATGTTTGGCAACAGTGACTGGCAGTGTCCGCttattgtttacaattttttaagtattattatttgtacaccttccttaaaggccggcaacgctcttgtgattcctctggtgttgcaggagagtgtgggcggcggtgatcacttaacaccaggtgacccgtacgctcgtttgtcctcctattccatacaaaaaaaaaaaaaaaaaaataagtcttacacgtgttttaattccttagaaagcattttatttaaatgtaatctGATGGTCTGACACTGCGTCACCCACGCTCTCAAGCAACTTTACCATTACTCCTGTCCTATCGACTTGCTATGACCACCCAAAGTATTACCGTTTGATCGtactaaaaaaaagtaatttgcaCCGTGTAATATACCGTCCGGAATAAGGTCAATTAACCGTTCACAGAATATTGGACCCTGGATAATTAACacgtattgtattttttattaagacaCCAAGAATCATCGTAAATGAGCCTCACCTTTCACGCTATCTAGCAAATCCAGGGGGTTAGAAATCGAAAGAAgcaaataaaattctttttgcccgtaaattttctaaaacagttatcttatttttaagtatttttgagatttttttaaatatttttcaggtCTTTGCGGAATGTGCTTCGGTTTTGTAATCTCCGCCGCCTGCGAGTTAGAACGGAACGCGATCCAGCTTGCCTTGGGTTCCTTCTACCCGACCTTACTGCTGAGCGGCGTTATCTGGCCCATCGAAGGCATGCCCTGGATCCTGCGCTACGTCTCTCTCTGTCTCCCTCTCACCCTCGCCACGTCTTCCCTTCGATCCATCCTCACCAGGGGCTGGCCCATCACAGACCCCGAGGTTTACATGGGTTTCGTTTCAACTATTTCATGGATTCTACTATTCTTAGTGGTAACAATAACAATTCTAAGGTTCAAACGaggttaaatttaaattttatttattatttattctgctTCTGGGTTGCCTCTGTTCACTTTTTATATCTGGCAACCCATCTCGACTTTCTAATAGACTTTATATAACAAGTTTGCTCAATTTACTAGCGATTCGTGTGCTATTTGTAATTGGAAGTAGGGTGTGTCCCCAATGTGTGAAATTTTTCCCATTTCGGGTGTTTATtccaaacaatatttttacatactATTCGATTGATTGTAATATCCATAATGTAACCATTGCTTCAGATACTGTACGTACTGATGTATAAGTACTATCCAGTCAATGATAACTTTGACCCTAGAATAGCTAAAATGTAAATAGTAGAATATTAATAGTACTTAGCTAAGGTAGTTGGGATGTTAGCAATTATGATTGGTCCAAACTTTGGGTGTTTTTATTTCTGGTGGACTGTATTGTCTATGTCGCGATACCTGATGAAGTTACCATAGATTTAGATGATGCCATAAGGCATTGACAGAACAAAGCTTTACGTATATTGTTTCTAATAAATTCTATTTCTAAATATTGAAGTCTGTTACTGAGACgcaaataagaaaaattaacaatgtcattactgaaagtcaaaaatattttaattaccttGATTTTAATAGGGTGAATAGTTAAAAAGTCAAAATACGTTCAGTGATATGTTGAtctattatttcttattttgtttaaataaataaaaaaacaaacatatccCATTGCAATAGCAAACTTTATTTAGATATGTCTTTAATATCTTTTaccaattgtattttatttcaaattgttcTCTAAGTAGAGATTACAATTGTAATCAATTTGAGACTTATCATAGTTATCCACAGGTATTTAAAATCCTTATCTTTTCTTAAAaatgtcattaatatttttttattcgtaGATTAAATACGGtgtataatatgtagttataaGTGTAAAATAGAAATTATGTTGTGTTTAGCACTGGCAACATTGTAATTGCCTCGTTATACAGACCTCTATAATTTATACGATGGACCGGTTTTTGCCACCGCTATAATGATTTCGGTCGATTGACTTTACTACAGTTCATTGATTGTACTTGGAACTAATACGTCAGTTGactataaaaactgttttattgaGAACTCGGCACGAACAATATAATGTCTCCTTTGTACGTGATCTCCAGCGCATAAATTATAGGTGACTTTAGAGTTACAAGTTTGATACGGTTTGAATGTGAACGGCAATCAATGTGTAATAAGTTTATTCGTAGCGAAGTCGCCgactgtgattatttttgctAACATTGACATTTTTGTAATGAcaattatatacaataatactGTACCAAATAAGAtgtgttttatttgattttccaagatttttataagatttACACTTTTGTTGTTGCTAATCAGactcagtgggaggctcctttgcacaggataccggcgtaataataagtaagtctGAAATTCACTGACCTTtacactggactggcggctgtcaaagtgcttttgtgcctgtttgatatttgccattttggcgctgttggccatagcgagagtctgc is a window of Leptidea sinapis chromosome 26, ilLepSina1.1, whole genome shotgun sequence DNA encoding:
- the LOC126972287 gene encoding ABC transporter G family member 23 isoform X1: MAASNNVRSDKLRQMFSWTGETSPPPLGDEKDPKMSQLHFSPALDKNNTILEKRQEAAVCVRHAFKHYGSNKRPNHVLSNLDMTVKKGTIYGLLGASGCGKTTLLSCIVGRRKLNSGEIWVLGGKPGTKGSGVPGKRVGYMPQEIALYGEFTIKETMMYFGWIFGMETSEIKQRLRFLLDFLDLPSENRMVKNLSGGQQRRVSFAVALMHDPELLILDEPTVGVDPLLRQSIWTHLVRITSSGDKTVIITTHYIEEARQAHCIGLMRSGRLLAEDPPQALLQRYGCISLEDVFLKLSRRQGQTNQVVELNVSGGLGLNKMSKREEAPYAVEDAQVVGLNFHQSKEVLIMDHGPGSNGDLPGKVSEAVASECTNCTGRFSFTSRGKIKALIQKNFLRMWRNIGVMLFIFALPVMQVILFCLAIGRDPSGLKLAIVNHDVNVFDGYCPYNTSCSMKNLSCRYLDHLKNGSIIKNYYADLSDATHAVQQGDAWGVIYFNENYTDSLVARLALGDIADNETIASSEIEVWLDMSNQQIGLMLNRDIQFSYRDFAKDLLSTCQYNPKVGDIPIDFKDPIYGDNNPSFTDFVAPGVILTIVFFLAVALTSSALIVERMEGLLDRSWVAGVSPGEILFSHVVTQFVVMCGQTALVLVFMILVFGVKCNGNIAFVVMLTLLQGLCGMCFGFVISAACELERNAIQLALGSFYPTLLLSGVIWPIEGMPWILRYVSLCLPLTLATSSLRSILTRGWPITDPEVYMGFVSTISWILLFLVVTITILRFKRG
- the LOC126972287 gene encoding ABC transporter G family member 23 isoform X2 → MLITETSPPPLGDEKDPKMSQLHFSPALDKNNTILEKRQEAAVCVRHAFKHYGSNKRPNHVLSNLDMTVKKGTIYGLLGASGCGKTTLLSCIVGRRKLNSGEIWVLGGKPGTKGSGVPGKRVGYMPQEIALYGEFTIKETMMYFGWIFGMETSEIKQRLRFLLDFLDLPSENRMVKNLSGGQQRRVSFAVALMHDPELLILDEPTVGVDPLLRQSIWTHLVRITSSGDKTVIITTHYIEEARQAHCIGLMRSGRLLAEDPPQALLQRYGCISLEDVFLKLSRRQGQTNQVVELNVSGGLGLNKMSKREEAPYAVEDAQVVGLNFHQSKEVLIMDHGPGSNGDLPGKVSEAVASECTNCTGRFSFTSRGKIKALIQKNFLRMWRNIGVMLFIFALPVMQVILFCLAIGRDPSGLKLAIVNHDVNVFDGYCPYNTSCSMKNLSCRYLDHLKNGSIIKNYYADLSDATHAVQQGDAWGVIYFNENYTDSLVARLALGDIADNETIASSEIEVWLDMSNQQIGLMLNRDIQFSYRDFAKDLLSTCQYNPKVGDIPIDFKDPIYGDNNPSFTDFVAPGVILTIVFFLAVALTSSALIVERMEGLLDRSWVAGVSPGEILFSHVVTQFVVMCGQTALVLVFMILVFGVKCNGNIAFVVMLTLLQGLCGMCFGFVISAACELERNAIQLALGSFYPTLLLSGVIWPIEGMPWILRYVSLCLPLTLATSSLRSILTRGWPITDPEVYMGFVSTISWILLFLVVTITILRFKRG